A portion of the Clostridiales bacterium genome contains these proteins:
- the plsY gene encoding glycerol-3-phosphate 1-O-acyltransferase PlsY, whose amino-acid sequence MYTLNIILNIGCILILSYLAGSFPTSIIVAKVLKGIDIRKFGSGNAGATNTFRVLGWKAGLAVACIDVFKGFAATFWISKISFFGTPLNFDMLVQVLAGSAAVLGHCYTVFADFKGGKGVAASAGMLIALFPAAFFICFGVFTIVLLSSGYVSLSSLVAAFALPVTLFVLRLVFVKHVSISLLIFSVAIFAFIFYSHRNNIKRLILGKENRFKSLKIFSKNIIG is encoded by the coding sequence ATGTATACACTTAATATAATACTTAATATTGGATGTATACTTATTTTAAGCTATCTTGCAGGTTCATTCCCAACAAGCATCATAGTTGCTAAAGTCCTAAAGGGGATAGATATAAGGAAATTTGGAAGCGGCAATGCAGGTGCTACCAATACATTCAGGGTTCTTGGATGGAAAGCCGGACTTGCCGTAGCATGTATTGATGTATTCAAGGGTTTTGCTGCTACCTTCTGGATTTCAAAAATCTCCTTTTTCGGTACGCCATTGAACTTCGATATGCTTGTTCAGGTACTTGCAGGAAGTGCTGCTGTTCTCGGCCACTGTTATACAGTATTTGCTGATTTTAAAGGAGGAAAGGGTGTCGCCGCTTCTGCCGGCATGCTTATTGCATTGTTCCCTGCAGCATTTTTCATATGCTTTGGAGTGTTTACTATAGTATTGCTGTCGAGCGGATATGTTTCACTAAGTTCACTGGTAGCTGCATTCGCATTACCCGTAACACTTTTCGTGCTCAGGCTTGTATTTGTTAAACATGTAAGTATATCGCTTTTAATATTCAGCGTGGCCATATTTGCGTTTATATTTTATTCTCACAGGAACAACATAAAGAGGTTGATACTCGGCAAGGAAAACAGGTTCAAAAGTTTAAAAATCTTTAGCAAAAACATAATCGGGTAA